The genomic DNA TATTGCCTTTATATGCTTCAACTCTACAGATTTCCAGTCCGGTAATTTCTTTAGCTTCGTCGGCGAATTCTTTACACCATTTTGCAGTAATCACATTTGGGATATCGCAATAGCGTGTCATTGCACCAGTGTATCCGCCGCCGGTCGGAGTAAGCGCCATAACGTGTTCAGTGTTTGATGCAATCAGATTATATAGGGCTTTGCATTTGTCCTCGTCTCGTTTGTCTATAGCGGCGATAAAATCGAACATATCGGGCCCTCCTATATTGTTGGTGGTGTGTTGTCTATGGCTATAATATACCACGTATAAACGTGGGTGTCAAGAGATTTTGAAAATTTATTTTAGAAAAAGAAAACCGCCCGATTACTCGGACGGGATTTCGATCAAGTCCTCAATTTTGCAGTGCAGGAACTTAGCAAGCCTTGCTAAAACATAGACATCACGCGGTTTATTTCTACCGCTTTCCCAATCTTCCAATGTACGCAAAGACACGCCAGAAGCGCGAGAAAGTTCAGCGCGCGACAATCCAGCGGCAA from Anaerotruncus rubiinfantis includes the following:
- a CDS encoding helix-turn-helix transcriptional regulator; the protein is MPGKITDARIAAGLSRAELSRASGVSLRTLEDWESGRNKPRDVYVLARLAKFLHCKIEDLIEIPSE